The genomic region CTCGTCAGGAACGTGTAACATCTAAAAGGTGCACTAGCGAAAAGCTATAGTGGTCTCGGAAGCTGCAACCAAAACATGGGGAGGACTTTTCGCAATATGATCGTTTGCTtagcaaataaataaagtttCTTTCTATACGGAAGCCGCAGAAATGCAAATGAGGAGTGAGAATTATTTACAATTCATTAACTGCATAGATGGGCACTGGTTCGATTATATGAAGAATACACACAAAACAGCGGCAGGACGAAAGCTACTTTTTTTCAGTGAgcaaacttttgttttattgttgtaaATTATTAAATGATCTCGAGACTATTGACTGAGGATGAGTTTTTACGAGGCTAATTGCGTATCAATGCATTTGTATATCCGTATCAAGGAACGGGGGCTTCGTGTGCCGCCCCGTGTTGCCGCCGTTACCGTGGTCCTACCGTCTCCGTGCGCGTGGTTGGGTGTTTTTGGCGTGTGCATGTACGGCTGTCTGCGCGCGCGCGTGCGCGTGTGTCCCCGGGGTTTTCTTAAAGCGCAAGTAGGGAGGGAGAGTTCAAGGAATCAGAGGACTGATCACTGCCGCTGTTCCGCTGGTTTGCGCTGACCCCGCAGGCTCCCTCTGGGTAGGTGAAGACAAATGAAGATGTGTATGAGGGGTTGCAGCTGCCGATGTCATGAGTACCAGCATCAGCCACCAGGCACGGGCCGCCCACTGTAGGCTCATTCTGCGCATAGAAAGAACTAGAAAAGGCTACCTCCTGCATCATCCCCGGTTGTTGCTGCGGTGGCTGCACGGGCTGCGGTGGCTGcgcagaggggtggggggtgtaggCGGGAGGCAGGTAGAAAGTGTCCTCCTTCACAGTCAGGCCCACGATGGACACGGCCGGCTGTTGCGGCTGCGTGGACTGCGGGAGCTGCGAGGGCACCTGCTCCTCGTGGTACGGGATTTTGCAACCAGGCTGATGGGCAACCAGAACAAACTCGAGACGCTCCTTCTCTTTCTGCAGCTCTGAGATCTCTGCCTCGAGCTCTGCCTTCTCTTCCTCCAATATGTCTGTCTCCTGCAGGGGATATGGCAGCGGAAAAGAAAGTGAGAGagtgacaaaaataaaatagaggAGCATAATCGCCACCCTAATAACAGTCCTCCTTACTAATGATCCCCTTCTCATAATCATCAACCCCTTTATTTTCTTCCGTGTAATTATTACTGACACCCGCTAATTATCATAAAGCCTATTTTATAGTTAGCGTAATGCACTGTATAACATGATTTTTATCGTGGCCGTGCTGACGGGTACGTGTGACGGGGCTCACCGACTGCAGCCTGTCTGTGAGCTCACGGCGCCGGTTCCGGCATTTGGCGGCAGCCAGCTTGTTTCGCTCACGACGCACGCGCCTCTTTTCCTCTTCCTCTGGGGTGAGCTATGTAATGGGGGGAAGGGTGGACAACCAAGTTTAGTTTCCTTACACTGACAAGAAGAAACAGAGTAGCAGCTGTGCAGTGTGCGTGCAAAACTTTACACCTCATTCCATATCTTACTTTTGTTTTATATGTGCACTTTTAGAATGTAATACATGAGAAAAATGAAATCACTGCAGGATTATGAGTTAGGTCCAAGAACTGGGGAGAATCATCatggcacccccctcccccccccccaaaaaaaaagcccTCAAGCCACCTCCACTCACAGTCTCATCTCTTGTTCTCCGGCTGCGCGTACGGGACTGGCGGATCGGCCCAGGGGTGTCACCGCTAGGAGCAGGGAAGGAGGGCCCGGACGAGTAGCTCGGGCCCGGTAGGTCATACGGGTCAAGCGAGGCTGCTTGGGGCATAGCGGAGCTTCCCGTGCCACTCTGGCCTGGTGCCACAGAGGAGATGAGTGTTGGCTGCACCATCCACTGCAGATCCTGGCTGGTGGTGATGGCCGTCACTGTGGGCACGAAGGAGCCGGGCATCTCCACTCCTGCCCCGCCCCCACAACTCCCACTGCCCACCACTGCTCCGCCCACAGTAGACGCACACTCCTGCGTGCACGAACACAAATGTGACTAAAACAAGAGCGATTGATAGCCTAGGCCCATCCAAATAAAtgctaatatatttatattcattttatgAGTCatctaaataaattatatattcatCATTTGCCATGGTACATATACAAAATGTATTCAAAATACATTTCAGACACTCTGAAAATATGAGTCAATACTAGATACCTTCAACAGTGCCACAGCTGCTGTTTTTGGGAAGTCTGGCCATCTTGCTTTATGTTGTGTGTTTGTTAATGATTATGCTTTTTGTCTGCTGTTTTGCAAAAGacgttcattttatttatatgtaggTTTAtcttttaatatacattatatgtctgtctgtatgtatgtatgtattttgaGTTAATACATATACAGAATAACGCATAAAATGCACAAGAACGCAAGAGTTTGAAAGACATGGGAAATGTTTTTAACATGTTGTTATTAAGTTAAATGTAAGTTCTAGCAAagacaaagattttttttttcgtttccgTGTGACACAATCGAGAAGCGGATTCCTGCGACTGAAATAGTAAATGTATATGAATCCGCATAGCTGGCACAGCAAGGGACAAATATAGCGCGTCTGCATCACacgctaaaataaataaataaattatacgcAACCCTAAATCATTCCTGCTGGTGCTTAATTCAGCTCATAAGCAATCCGTTATACTGCAATGAGCTCGGACTTAATTAGCATTCTTCTAAAATCGTATGAGGAACGGGGTACGAGCTCTAGGGGACCGCGCACAAACCAATGAAAACTCTCGAATATTCcccccttcctccttcctcctTTCCTCCCCCCCTCCGGGTTCCCCTTAGCAACGCGACGTAACACTCCAAAATAGAAAGCATGTACGTCACAGCGAGCCTCGCGAAGCAACTGCGAGCCGAGAAAGCCGTGCGAGGGCGGAGCCGCGCGTGTGCGTCGCGAGCGTCAGTCAGAGCGTTCCGAGGCACTGTCATCCGTTACGTAGCGTGTTGGAAATCTAACACGTTGCCGTGAGATTCTGTAGCCTTTAGTTGCTGACTTGTCAACCTCCGCAATGTGAAACGAACCGTCTCTTTTCTCAGGATGGAAGAGTGGAAACAGAAAAAGTGGAATATGTTTCGGAGAcgttcagcaaaaaaaaaaatcctttaccCAAACGCGCGGGTTAGGTGCTAAAATTAGATGCTGTAACGTACATTATACGCGAGTTGATTGCATCGGATTGAACCGAAGCAATGTGCATAGAATGCTTTCTCATATAGTGCACATATTTGATGCGAAACTAGATAATAAAAACGTAGTTTATGAATTCCCTTCATTCAGAGCACGATGCCAAATATATGCTTGACTgtgtaaaaatttaaaaaaccgAAATAATGCGAATTCCGTAATGGTGCTGGTAGACAGCATATCTCCATTCGTAAACTAGCAGATTTTGCAAGTACGCATCTTCTGCAACCGCATTCTAGCAATCAGTTTATCTTGATCTATTTTAGTACTTAAAACTATTCGAATTAATGAATGCAACGCAAACATAATTGCTACTTACATAATTGTTTTATTTCGAACAATTCGACATTGCTATCCGTGCTGGCTTCTAAGAGCGTAATGAAAAAAGGTGCCTTACTTGTGCACTAGTGGCCGGTGGGCTGCCGAAGGATTCCACGGAAGATAGATACTGGGAATCGATAGACGGAGAAGAGCTACCGCGGGAGCCGGAATCGAGGTCGCCGGGGAAGCCTTGGAACATCTCCCTGGGGGAGCAGAGAGACGCCGAGACACCTGCAATTCCGGGGGAAAAAATCAGCTGTGTGACATTACTCTCACACGCATGCACATAAGTTCTCAGGTACAGAAACAATCCACCGTCTCGGAATACTTAAGTGTATTTCAGTTTTTATGTAGTGAAATGTTAAATCGTTAATTAGCACTTTCTTCGGTAGGCAGTAAGAGATATTTCCGTTTTTTAAGAATTGTACGCGCATTCATTAATCATCTACAATAAGAACAGTTAAACAAATGTCATTTAAGTATACTTTAAGAATAACTGCAAAATGTGATGACTCGATGCATTACGTTAGCTATGTTCATGTAATAAACAGCGTTAAAATTTACCTCCTCTAGTTTCTTTATTGAACTCCTGCGAGATGCTCTCGATTCCCGTCCAAAACAGTTGCATTAAGAAGGCAATCCGGGTTGTGTTTATAGTAAATTCCTTCAAGTTTCCGGGATGATTTTTATTGTATAGATTCCTTGATGCGAGACAAAAGACGATCCACTAATATGATTTTCCTTTGGTCAGaagtaataaaaatgtatacagGTGTTTATAAATCCAGATAATAATCCTGTTTGTCTGTCGGACGCACTTTATAGTAGCACAGTCCACTGTAGCGGCGTCTCGTCTTTATGAATGAATCGGACTGAACACGAAGCATTGTAGGAGCTCCTAGTTCCGCCCTCGGTGTTCCGATGACGTACATGCCCATATATGTCTATATTTTTGTTTGGTATCCAAGGCGATGACGTTTAGGGATTCCCTCTCCCACAGAAATGGTACAGGGCTCGCGGGCGGTTAATAATAGAAACTTTTACTATCAAAGCAACTAGAGATTTCCCACTTTTTAaaggaaaatgaatgaaaactaTTGTGCTTTACTTTGTACTCTTAACGAAATTCAGCGCTTACGTCCTATTAGGGGGAAACATTgagaaaggaaaccatgttagCTTTACTTCTGTTGAAGTAGCATGATCTGACTGATTACCTCTGCGGTCGTTGTAAATATAAATGCTGCTGTAATTAACTCATTACACTATTAAAACCCTATAATAAGGAATTAACTGTTAGCGTCACGAATTCtgtcactattattattattattattattattattgttgtatgACTGTGATTCGTATTGCTATTGGAAATGGTTAAATATGCTTTATTTGATATTAATGTGATTAATTCAGAGAAAAGGGATAGAAAAAAACTTATGTACCATGTGTAGTACACCTATTCATTTTATATTGCATCAGCAGACAGATCATTTACACGTTTTGTGACCTTGAATGCGCTTTGTATCGTTCTCTGTCACGTTTTGTAGGTGACATGAAATAGGAGAACTTGCCGGTAGTAACCTACGGATAACCTCTTTGGAAAAAAAACGCATTTCATGGACACGCCTTTAATGAGTCCCAGCGCATTCAGTGCTTGCTTCTGTGCAGTTTGATTCACTGCGTTACACTGGGTGTTTCGATTCTTCATAAAACACTTGCTGAGGTAAATTTTGaagaaaatacaaatatatCAGTACTTGAATTTGCTTATTGTAATTGATTGAAATGTGTTTTACTGAAACATGTTTATTTCATGCGCATTGGTCTATAGCGAACGGTAGACCCCTTATAATAGGCTATTTCCGCGTTTCATCAGTAGTAACCAAAAACTCTGCTGTTTGTCGCTGGTACTAATTTATTGTCGTTTTGGTTATAATTAACAATGAGATTGACAGATGTCGGGGATTTTCATGTTATCGGAGCCGTGAATGAAAACTAACATCACTGTTATTGACTGGTTTCATTTTACACGATAAGGAGAAAAATGCGTATTTTCAGGTGCGTTACAAATAGAATATAATATTGTTAAGGAAATGTATCTTTTGAACTGTTAAACTTCGATGAATAGAAAATCTCAAATACTTTGAAATGAATTATGTTGATCCTTGACGGGTTTCTTTAACATCGATATAGCGTAAAAGATAACTGAAAGtagcatacatttttatttatggatatgtgtatatccatccatcttccatgccCACTTGTCACAAACGAAAATCGTGTAGCCTAATGTGTAATTTCTGGAGAATGTGCCACTGGAGAAAGATTGTAAATCCCGAAGAATGAGCACAGGAGCGTTTTTATTATCAGCTAGATGTTTTACAAGAAATGTGCACGTAAACAGACTCTCGTGTAAAGCGCTTCAACTTGGGCAGTGGGTTGGAATGACGGAAATAATATGCCAATGATGCTGTCAATATAGCATCATCCGCTTCCGAACTCCAACGGACAGATAGTGATTCATTGTTAAGTACTTCGTAGAGAATATGGCAGGTGGGAGGTGGAAAGGGGGCTGCAGATAGACAAACGCTGAACAACTtgggtggaaaaaaaataatcaaataattgAAATGCCGCGAAATGTCACTGGGAGGGGACCGTGTATTCGCGCGTGTAACAGCGCTGGGAGCGAGAGGGGGTAACAACAATTACTCAGCTAAGCAACGTCACCGACGGGGAACGTTCAGTCCTGTGTCAGTGTTCAA from Brienomyrus brachyistius isolate T26 chromosome 17, BBRACH_0.4, whole genome shotgun sequence harbors:
- the fosb gene encoding protein fosB isoform X1, which produces MQLFWTGIESISQEFNKETRGGVSASLCSPREMFQGFPGDLDSGSRGSSSPSIDSQYLSSVESFGSPPATSAQECASTVGGAVVGSGSCGGGAGVEMPGSFVPTVTAITTSQDLQWMVQPTLISSVAPGQSGTGSSAMPQAASLDPYDLPGPSYSSGPSFPAPSGDTPGPIRQSRTRSRRTRDETLTPEEEEKRRVRRERNKLAAAKCRNRRRELTDRLQSETDILEEEKAELEAEISELQKEKERLEFVLVAHQPGCKIPYHEEQVPSQLPQSTQPQQPAVSIVGLTVKEDTFYLPPAYTPHPSAQPPQPVQPPQQQPGMMQEVAFSSSFYAQNEPTVGGPCLVADAGTHDIGSCNPSYTSSFVFTYPEGACGVSANQRNSGSDQSSDSLNSPSLLAL
- the fosb gene encoding protein fosB isoform X2; the encoded protein is MQLFWTGIESISQEFNKETRGGVSASLCSPREMFQGFPGDLDSGSRGSSSPSIDSQYLSSVESFGSPPATSAQECASTVGGAVVGSGSCGGGAGVEMPGSFVPTVTAITTSQDLQWMVQPTLISSVAPGQSGTGSSAMPQAASLDPYDLPGPSYSSGPSFPAPSGDTPGPIRQSRTRSRRTRDETLTPEEEEKRRVRRERNKLAAAKCRNRRRELTDRLQSETDILEEEKAELEAEISELQKEKERLEFVLVAHQPGCKIPYHEEQVPSQLPQSTQPQQPAVSIVGLTVKEDTFYLPPAYTPHPSAQPPQPVQPPQQQPGMMQEREPAGSAQTSGTAAVISPLIP
- the fosb gene encoding protein fosB isoform X3, which translates into the protein MFQGFPGDLDSGSRGSSSPSIDSQYLSSVESFGSPPATSAQECASTVGGAVVGSGSCGGGAGVEMPGSFVPTVTAITTSQDLQWMVQPTLISSVAPGQSGTGSSAMPQAASLDPYDLPGPSYSSGPSFPAPSGDTPGPIRQSRTRSRRTRDETLTPEEEEKRRVRRERNKLAAAKCRNRRRELTDRLQSETDILEEEKAELEAEISELQKEKERLEFVLVAHQPGCKIPYHEEQVPSQLPQSTQPQQPAVSIVGLTVKEDTFYLPPAYTPHPSAQPPQPVQPPQQQPGMMQEREPAGSAQTSGTAAVISPLIP